A window of Mucilaginibacter paludis DSM 18603 contains these coding sequences:
- a CDS encoding TolC family protein: protein MKCHLYKHICLLLSILATSQITFGQVQLSGPTAVGLSLQQVWEKANQNNKNIQMQQLHVQSSQEDIKDAKAERLPEIDVAGEYARVSNLPIYQDGLFHTPSQYPVLHTYYRVGGDTYLNIYNGHKTNLKIAEQQTVMQIRTEQKNLTVSEIKLRASAYFLDLQRSLIFKQLLQSNITDQEKQLDQIRQLQKNGVVLKSDVLRAELQLSRQKLSLTTIENDIAITNQKLNILIGLPDTTLISPVNAMNLDSLPQQPDEAYLTEANSHAYQNKISEQETNLRHLQLLDVRANVSPKLGLFANYAYSYPQIQFFPYSAALYGLGMAGIRASFPISAFYYNRHKVKASELEYKMQEIEHQDTQDAVRQRVNEAYLRYKEALNRVSVARTNIQQATENSRIVNNTYFNQLSLVTDLLEANTQLLQTRFDMAAAQIAAQMQYYQLQNAIGNF, encoded by the coding sequence ATGAAGTGCCATCTATACAAACATATATGCCTGTTATTAAGCATATTAGCCACAAGCCAAATAACGTTTGGCCAGGTACAGCTATCCGGCCCTACAGCCGTGGGCCTTTCCTTGCAGCAAGTGTGGGAGAAGGCTAACCAGAACAATAAAAACATCCAGATGCAACAGCTGCATGTGCAAAGCAGCCAGGAGGATATTAAAGATGCTAAAGCCGAACGCCTACCCGAAATTGATGTAGCCGGCGAATATGCCCGGGTGAGCAACCTGCCCATTTACCAGGATGGCCTTTTCCATACCCCAAGCCAGTACCCGGTACTGCACACTTATTATCGCGTAGGCGGCGATACTTACCTCAACATTTATAACGGCCATAAAACCAACTTAAAAATTGCCGAACAGCAAACCGTAATGCAGATCAGAACGGAGCAAAAAAACTTGACCGTTTCTGAAATTAAACTACGGGCATCGGCTTATTTTTTAGATCTGCAACGGAGCCTGATATTTAAACAACTGCTGCAAAGCAACATTACCGACCAGGAAAAGCAGCTTGACCAGATCAGGCAATTGCAAAAAAACGGCGTAGTTTTAAAGAGCGATGTGTTAAGGGCCGAGCTACAGCTATCCAGGCAAAAGCTATCCTTAACCACCATTGAGAATGATATAGCCATTACCAACCAAAAGCTCAACATCCTGATTGGCCTACCGGATACTACGCTGATTAGCCCGGTAAACGCCATGAATTTAGACTCGTTACCTCAGCAACCTGATGAAGCCTACCTAACGGAAGCCAACAGCCATGCTTACCAAAATAAAATATCCGAGCAGGAAACTAATTTGCGCCATTTGCAATTACTGGATGTAAGGGCCAACGTATCGCCTAAATTAGGTTTGTTTGCCAATTATGCCTATAGCTATCCGCAAATTCAGTTCTTTCCCTATAGCGCTGCCCTGTATGGCTTAGGGATGGCCGGCATCAGGGCATCGTTTCCTATTTCGGCATTTTACTATAACCGCCATAAGGTGAAAGCCTCGGAGCTGGAATACAAAATGCAGGAAATAGAGCACCAGGACACGCAAGATGCCGTTCGGCAGCGGGTTAACGAAGCCTACCTGCGCTATAAGGAGGCTCTTAACCGCGTTAGCGTGGCCCGTACCAATATACAGCAGGCTACCGAAAACTCCAGGATAGTGAACAATACTTATTTTAACCAGTTATCGCTGGTAACCGACTTACTTGAAGCCAATACCCAGTTGCTGCAAACCCGGTTTGATATGGCAGCGGCGCAAATAGCAGCGCAAATGCAATACTATCAGTTACAAAACGCAATTGGCAATTTTTAA
- a CDS encoding AraC family transcriptional regulator has protein sequence MKELLTTQEYLVHIDKYPRTIYVLHEKSERRFPVHYHTKGQLTYVEGGIAYVHTEGNTYVIPARHYIWIPGQLSHFLQMGNSATAIRTIYFHMDIGDSIFYQHMGIYPINNLLHEMILYTSRYHGDQEPQSKSFIFLMALKNMLPESEKHSLPIILPTTQNQRLRPVLQYLNQNAGQVLTLQTVSSQFGLSERSLSRLFQLVLSISFLQYLRQLRMVKAVEMMLQTDLNLSQIAYATGYGSISAFSNTFYQLTQQRPSLFVGSLP, from the coding sequence ATGAAAGAACTGCTAACTACCCAGGAATATCTTGTTCACATTGACAAATACCCCAGAACGATTTATGTTTTGCACGAGAAATCAGAAAGGCGGTTCCCGGTGCATTACCATACCAAGGGGCAGCTAACGTATGTAGAGGGGGGGATAGCCTACGTGCATACCGAGGGGAATACCTATGTGATACCAGCACGCCATTACATTTGGATACCCGGCCAGTTATCCCATTTTTTGCAGATGGGGAATTCGGCAACGGCCATCCGCACTATTTATTTCCACATGGATATTGGCGATAGTATTTTTTATCAGCACATGGGTATCTATCCGATCAATAACCTGTTGCACGAGATGATTTTATATACCAGCCGGTACCATGGCGACCAGGAGCCCCAAAGCAAGTCCTTCATTTTTTTAATGGCCCTGAAAAATATGCTGCCCGAGTCTGAAAAGCATAGCTTGCCTATCATATTGCCTACAACCCAAAATCAAAGGCTGCGGCCGGTGTTGCAGTACCTTAACCAAAATGCTGGGCAGGTGCTTACACTCCAAACCGTGAGCAGCCAGTTTGGTTTAAGCGAGCGCTCTTTATCAAGATTATTCCAGTTGGTTTTAAGTATTTCGTTTTTGCAATACCTCAGGCAGTTACGCATGGTAAAAGCGGTGGAGATGATGTTGCAAACCGATTTAAACCTGAGCCAGATTGCCTATGCCACCGGGTATGGCAGTATTTCGGCGTTTAGTAATACGTTTTACCAGTTAACCCAACAGCGCCCCTCGCTATTTGTGGGTAGTTTGCCGTAG
- a CDS encoding DUF2339 domain-containing protein has translation MEIIYILLLLLIIYFQISGKSNLAEKMDALEKQVRGLEQLLRQYRQAGAQPKPPAAPLVKPVVPEPPKPEPVIPPEPVAKPVAPQNIERQKEVVTDPFSTIRQPVKTRDAQPPKIYQPAEPELSFFERHPDLEKFIGENLINKIGIAILVLAIGFFVKYAIDNNWIGPIGRVGIGVLCGGILIGLAHRLRKSYNAFSSVLVGGGLAVLYFTITLAYHQFHLFNQTTSFIILIIITCFAVALSLLYDKQELAVIALIGGLSSPFMVSGNVPNYHALFTYLVILNLGLLAIAYRKSWRVLNASAFGLTVIVFGAAIFSLSDKTYVTGLIYGSVLYLLFFAINVANNVRENKKFIASDFSILLINTGLYFGAGLYLLTAMHREEFRGFFSAGLGSINLILSYVLFKNRKVDTNILYLLIGVTLTFISLTAPIQLHGHNITLFWAAEAVLLYWLYQKSEIELMKLTSLIIWGAMLISLWMDWLSIYTYAHTPFTILANKGFITTVVAAISSYLLFMLMRKEEINQVYSLTVQSSLYKYVSFILLFMSGLLEVNHQFLSRYPDTQLNNLYLMLYIPVFVFTFYTLSKKIPAIQPSWIISTVLLAVCIVVYFIFNPQFFDLQYLMLVQHSLPAWHFVAHWLGAVFVGLIFYQLIVTARDVLPKEMQTTATWILSAAILLFLSLEFSLLSNQLFYSPLTAIDRVVTVYIKVGLPIIWGLSSFALMWLGMHYKMSTMRVISLTLFSVTLVKLFVFDIQNIPPAGKIAAFFCLGVLLLIVSFMYQKVKKIIVEDEPKQHE, from the coding sequence ATGGAAATTATATATATCCTGCTTTTATTACTGATCATTTATTTCCAGATTTCCGGCAAGAGTAACCTGGCCGAAAAAATGGATGCCCTTGAAAAACAGGTGCGGGGGTTAGAGCAGCTGTTAAGGCAGTACAGGCAAGCGGGTGCTCAGCCAAAGCCACCGGCTGCGCCGCTTGTGAAACCTGTTGTACCCGAGCCTCCTAAGCCCGAGCCGGTTATACCACCCGAACCGGTAGCCAAACCTGTTGCTCCCCAGAATATTGAACGGCAAAAAGAAGTGGTTACCGATCCGTTTTCCACCATCAGGCAACCGGTTAAAACACGCGATGCCCAGCCGCCCAAAATCTATCAGCCTGCGGAGCCCGAACTTTCGTTTTTTGAGCGCCACCCAGATCTGGAGAAATTTATCGGCGAAAACCTGATCAACAAAATCGGGATCGCCATTTTGGTGCTGGCTATTGGCTTTTTTGTAAAGTACGCTATCGATAATAATTGGATTGGCCCAATTGGCCGTGTTGGTATCGGCGTGTTATGCGGTGGTATATTAATTGGGCTGGCTCATCGCTTGCGCAAATCGTACAATGCCTTTAGCTCGGTATTGGTAGGCGGAGGCCTGGCTGTTTTGTATTTTACCATTACGCTGGCTTACCATCAGTTCCATCTGTTTAACCAAACAACATCGTTCATCATCCTTATTATAATTACCTGCTTCGCGGTAGCGCTATCCTTGCTTTACGATAAGCAGGAACTGGCTGTAATAGCGCTTATCGGCGGGTTGAGCAGTCCGTTTATGGTAAGTGGCAATGTGCCAAATTACCATGCCTTGTTTACCTACCTGGTTATATTAAACCTGGGTTTGCTGGCCATTGCTTACCGTAAATCGTGGCGTGTGCTCAATGCCTCGGCCTTCGGGTTAACGGTAATTGTATTCGGCGCGGCAATCTTTTCATTATCCGATAAAACCTATGTAACCGGTTTAATCTACGGCAGCGTTTTATACCTGCTGTTTTTTGCCATTAACGTGGCCAATAACGTAAGGGAAAATAAAAAATTTATCGCTTCTGATTTTTCAATCCTGCTCATCAATACCGGCCTGTACTTTGGGGCGGGCCTTTACCTGCTTACAGCTATGCACCGCGAGGAGTTTCGTGGCTTTTTTTCGGCGGGACTCGGTTCAATCAACCTCATCTTATCCTATGTGCTGTTTAAAAACAGGAAGGTTGATACCAATATATTGTACCTGCTTATCGGCGTTACACTTACCTTTATCTCGTTAACGGCGCCTATCCAATTACACGGGCATAACATTACCTTGTTTTGGGCCGCCGAAGCTGTTTTGTTATACTGGTTATATCAAAAGTCCGAAATTGAGTTAATGAAACTAACCTCCCTGATTATCTGGGGAGCGATGTTGATCAGCCTTTGGATGGACTGGTTAAGCATTTACACTTACGCGCATACCCCGTTTACCATATTGGCCAATAAGGGTTTTATCACTACTGTGGTGGCGGCCATCAGTTCGTACCTGTTATTTATGCTGATGCGGAAGGAAGAGATTAACCAGGTTTATAGTCTTACTGTACAAAGCAGCTTATACAAATACGTATCCTTTATATTGCTGTTTATGAGTGGGCTGCTCGAGGTTAATCACCAGTTTTTAAGCCGGTACCCGGATACGCAATTAAATAACCTGTACCTGATGCTTTATATCCCGGTATTTGTTTTTACTTTTTATACGCTGTCAAAAAAAATCCCGGCCATCCAGCCAAGCTGGATTATAAGTACGGTGCTGCTGGCGGTTTGTATTGTGGTCTACTTCATTTTTAATCCGCAGTTTTTTGATCTTCAGTATTTGATGCTGGTACAGCATAGTTTACCGGCCTGGCATTTTGTGGCGCATTGGCTGGGGGCTGTTTTTGTAGGACTGATTTTTTATCAGCTGATTGTGACAGCGAGAGACGTGCTGCCAAAAGAAATGCAAACTACAGCCACCTGGATACTTTCGGCAGCCATTTTATTGTTTTTAAGCCTGGAGTTTAGCCTGTTGAGCAACCAGCTATTTTATTCGCCGCTTACCGCTATTGATCGGGTGGTTACGGTTTATATTAAAGTAGGTTTACCTATCATCTGGGGGCTGTCCTCATTTGCTTTGATGTGGTTGGGCATGCATTACAAGATGAGCACTATGCGTGTTATTTCGCTTACCCTGTTTTCGGTTACGCTGGTTAAGCTGTTTGTGTTTGATATTCAAAATATTCCGCCGGCCGGTAAAATTGCGGCTTTCTTTTGCCTGGGCGTATTGTTGCTCATCGTATCGTTTATGTATCAAAAAGTAAAGAAAATAATAGTTGAAGATGAACCCAAGCAGCATGAATAA
- a CDS encoding DUF3999 family protein: MNKKFFLALTLMLNAAGLFAQQNFKYRAALPKTDSDGFYQISLLPPLVARAQNNLADLRIVDGAGKFVPYIFGNRLPVKNEASFAAFPEVKLSPQPDTATVFIADNQAHQTISELYLKLRNADVKRSVSLSGSDDLKHWYAIKENIGLTGAGSNTSGTYEQQLNFPSSTYRYFKIQISHQNKQPVAILQAGIYRQQQTVASVYEQLPAPMLSQLDSAGSSYVTLRFAEAYQVNKLHLNLLGIKYYRRPVNIYQVINGVHGLIAETEINSSRLPELYFSAKSQMLELQIVNGDNPALEVKGIVAYQSEQSLISYLKKGQSYYVLAGNEKATSPQYDLQFFTDSLQRSIKSIKPGAVTANPQYQNQSVPVAERTSPWLIWLAIAAVVAVLGLLTFKMMKEVNQRKEEEKGREEEV, from the coding sequence ATGAATAAAAAGTTTTTTTTGGCGCTTACGCTGATGTTAAACGCGGCAGGTTTATTTGCACAGCAAAACTTTAAATACCGTGCAGCTTTGCCCAAAACTGATTCGGACGGCTTCTACCAGATCAGCCTATTGCCACCCTTGGTAGCGCGTGCCCAAAACAACCTGGCCGACCTAAGGATTGTTGACGGTGCCGGAAAGTTTGTGCCTTATATTTTTGGCAACCGCCTGCCGGTTAAAAATGAAGCCAGCTTTGCGGCCTTCCCCGAAGTTAAGCTTTCACCGCAGCCTGATACTGCTACGGTTTTTATAGCAGATAATCAGGCTCATCAAACCATTAGCGAACTTTATTTGAAATTGCGTAACGCGGATGTAAAGCGCAGCGTAAGTTTATCTGGTAGCGACGACCTGAAACATTGGTACGCCATTAAAGAAAACATCGGTTTAACCGGTGCCGGTTCAAATACCTCCGGAACTTATGAGCAGCAGCTTAATTTCCCGTCGAGTACTTACCGTTACTTTAAAATTCAAATCAGTCATCAAAATAAACAGCCTGTAGCCATTTTGCAGGCAGGTATTTACAGGCAGCAGCAAACTGTTGCATCCGTTTATGAGCAGTTACCCGCGCCGATGCTTTCGCAACTGGATAGTGCCGGGTCCAGCTATGTTACCCTTCGTTTTGCGGAAGCCTACCAGGTTAATAAGCTGCACCTGAATCTTTTGGGAATAAAATATTACAGGCGGCCGGTAAACATTTACCAGGTAATTAACGGTGTACATGGTTTAATTGCCGAAACCGAGATCAACTCATCGCGTTTGCCAGAGCTGTATTTTTCGGCCAAAAGCCAGATGCTTGAGCTACAAATTGTGAATGGTGATAACCCCGCGTTGGAGGTTAAGGGCATTGTGGCCTATCAGTCGGAACAGTCGCTGATAAGTTACCTTAAAAAGGGGCAGTCCTATTACGTTTTGGCTGGCAACGAAAAGGCTACCTCTCCGCAGTACGATCTCCAGTTTTTTACCGATAGCCTGCAACGCAGCATCAAGTCAATCAAACCTGGCGCGGTTACGGCCAATCCGCAATATCAGAATCAATCAGTACCAGTAGCAGAGCGTACCTCGCCCTGGCTCATCTGGTTAGCTATCGCGGCGGTGGTAGCCGTATTGGGCTTACTTACTTTTAAAATGATGAAAGAGGTAAATCAACGGAAGGAAGAGGAGAAGGGGAGAGAGGAAGAAGTTTAA
- a CDS encoding IS4 family transposase gives MSSELFEPTVLDGLARKTEAIQRKRKVGGKELLDMALFDGDQSFNGMSMQLMRRDGLDISKQALHQRHHSNMTKFVQAVFEQLIAVELPQEQTQGLEIRIKDSTRFALPEVIAETFPGTKGSGMKAGASVQFEFEIKSGKSDIKVTPANANDQGESHLDKASIQPGVLYMRDLGYTHLSYMNNINKVKAFFINKLCPKTTIYLLKDDQYQKLGLSKLQGITGVFDQQVYIGADKMPVRIIIEPVSEELKARRIANTEKYNKKKGSTTSKGFKERAGFNFIVTNLVSEKYSAELIQKLYHLRWQIELVFKAWKSFLKIHTFPKGSSDRITSILYSKLIWAVLSWKICMAIGKIGQISVLKVHRLIASTKEELRAQLLGICSKWLALLEKLNLKHLSKEHRKHRLKIEEIVISI, from the coding sequence ATGAGTTCGGAACTATTTGAACCAACGGTGTTAGATGGCCTGGCCCGTAAAACAGAGGCTATACAACGCAAACGAAAAGTGGGAGGCAAGGAACTATTGGATATGGCGTTATTTGATGGAGATCAATCGTTTAACGGCATGAGTATGCAGTTAATGCGGAGGGATGGGCTTGATATTTCGAAGCAGGCATTGCATCAAAGACATCACAGCAATATGACAAAATTTGTACAAGCCGTTTTTGAGCAATTAATAGCAGTTGAGTTACCGCAAGAACAAACACAAGGGTTGGAGATCCGTATCAAAGATTCCACCCGTTTCGCGTTGCCGGAAGTTATTGCAGAGACATTCCCCGGAACAAAAGGAAGTGGGATGAAAGCGGGAGCATCTGTACAATTTGAATTTGAAATCAAAAGTGGTAAAAGCGATATCAAAGTAACTCCGGCCAACGCAAATGACCAGGGTGAGAGTCATCTGGACAAGGCATCAATTCAGCCGGGGGTATTATATATGAGAGATCTGGGTTACACTCACTTGAGTTATATGAACAATATTAACAAAGTCAAAGCTTTCTTTATTAATAAATTATGTCCGAAAACAACGATTTACCTATTAAAGGACGACCAATACCAAAAGTTAGGGTTGTCGAAACTACAAGGCATAACCGGCGTATTTGATCAACAGGTATATATCGGAGCTGATAAAATGCCGGTAAGGATAATAATAGAACCGGTAAGTGAAGAGCTCAAGGCAAGGCGGATAGCCAATACTGAAAAGTACAATAAGAAGAAAGGCAGTACCACCAGTAAGGGATTCAAAGAGCGGGCAGGGTTTAACTTTATTGTTACCAACCTGGTGAGCGAAAAATATAGCGCTGAATTGATCCAAAAGTTATATCACCTGCGATGGCAGATAGAATTGGTTTTTAAAGCATGGAAGTCGTTTTTAAAGATACACACGTTCCCCAAAGGAAGTTCGGATCGTATAACCAGTATATTATACAGTAAGTTGATCTGGGCAGTTTTGAGTTGGAAAATATGCATGGCTATCGGTAAGATAGGTCAAATTAGTGTTTTAAAGGTGCATCGACTAATCGCTTCTACGAAAGAAGAATTGCGAGCGCAGCTTTTAGGGATATGCTCAAAGTGGTTAGCTCTGTTGGAGAAATTAAACTTAAAGCACCTTTCAAAAGAGCACAGAAAACATAGGTTAAAAATAGAAGAAATTGTAATAAGTATTTGA
- a CDS encoding RtcB family protein gives MGNLRTKDLSKIGYHNDQLRSLVIGIASKNYKHHSKQQLLDLLVQIKNDPESFLGDELAGKIAEKVIGKVAGPSFKTYDLMDEASPCKIYGGKHIESSAKKQMELATLLPVSVQGALMPDAHMGFGLPIGGVLATHNAVIPYAVGMDIGCRMALTIIDETDGFLRRSEYQIKQALKNWTHFGMEGSLEVRQEHEVLDSPVFGQIPFLKPLRGKAVKQLGTSGGGNHFVEFGEIELAENNSLGLPAKKYTALLSHSGSRGLGAAIAKHYTQVAINTCKLPRHAQQLAWLDMDSEAGQEYWLTMTLAGDYARACHQRIHANLLKALGLKALRVVENHHNFAWKDTLADGRQVIIHRKGATPAHQGELGIIPGSMTTPAYLVMGKGIEGALYSASHGAGRAMSRQKAKDSMTVSAMKKMLSAAGVKLIGGTVEENPQAYKDIETVIEAQHALVDIQGKFLPRIVRMNKE, from the coding sequence ATGGGCAATTTACGAACAAAAGATTTAAGTAAAATAGGTTATCACAATGATCAGCTCCGGAGCCTGGTGATTGGCATAGCCTCAAAAAATTACAAGCACCACAGCAAGCAGCAGTTGCTGGATTTATTGGTGCAGATAAAAAACGACCCGGAAAGCTTTTTGGGTGATGAACTGGCCGGCAAAATTGCCGAGAAGGTGATTGGCAAAGTTGCCGGCCCGAGTTTTAAAACCTACGATTTGATGGACGAAGCTTCGCCCTGCAAAATTTATGGTGGCAAGCATATCGAGTCGTCGGCAAAAAAACAAATGGAATTGGCAACCCTACTGCCGGTGAGCGTGCAGGGCGCTTTAATGCCCGATGCGCACATGGGCTTTGGTTTGCCCATAGGCGGGGTACTGGCTACCCATAATGCCGTAATACCTTATGCCGTTGGTATGGATATTGGCTGCCGCATGGCACTCACTATTATTGACGAAACGGACGGCTTTTTACGACGATCAGAATATCAAATTAAGCAGGCGCTTAAAAACTGGACACATTTTGGGATGGAGGGCAGTTTGGAGGTAAGGCAGGAGCACGAGGTATTGGATAGCCCCGTTTTTGGGCAAATACCATTTTTAAAACCCTTGCGTGGCAAGGCTGTAAAGCAGTTGGGTACATCGGGCGGCGGCAACCACTTTGTGGAGTTTGGCGAAATTGAGCTGGCCGAAAACAATAGCCTGGGCCTGCCTGCCAAAAAGTATACCGCCCTATTATCGCACTCGGGCAGCCGTGGGCTTGGGGCCGCAATTGCCAAACACTATACCCAGGTAGCTATAAACACTTGCAAGCTGCCACGCCATGCGCAGCAACTGGCCTGGCTGGATATGGATAGCGAAGCCGGGCAGGAGTACTGGCTTACCATGACACTGGCCGGCGATTATGCCCGGGCCTGCCACCAGCGTATCCACGCCAACCTGCTTAAGGCTTTGGGCCTTAAGGCACTGCGCGTAGTTGAAAACCACCACAACTTTGCCTGGAAAGATACCTTAGCCGATGGGCGCCAGGTAATTATCCACCGTAAGGGTGCTACACCCGCACATCAGGGCGAGCTGGGTATTATCCCCGGCAGCATGACCACCCCCGCATACCTGGTGATGGGTAAGGGTATTGAGGGTGCATTGTACTCCGCATCGCACGGGGCGGGCCGCGCCATGAGCCGGCAAAAGGCTAAGGATAGCATGACGGTTTCGGCCATGAAAAAAATGCTGTCGGCGGCAGGCGTAAAGCTGATAGGCGGCACGGTAGAAGAGAATCCGCAGGCTTACAAGGATATTGAAACGGTAATTGAAGCGCAGCACGCCCTGGTTGACATTCAGGGTAAGTTTTTGCCGCGCATAGTAAGGATGAATAAGGAGTAA
- the prfH gene encoding peptide chain release factor H codes for MMEKMMIQITSGKGPAECCRVVACVQRLMLKQAKQFGVDIQVLENREADLSGTFLSATMMAQGMQLEVFRREWEGTIRWIAQSPYRRYHQRKNWFVGVAFFDIKQLMQWNPKDVKLETTRSSGPGGQHVNKVETAVRGTHLPSGIQVMAMDSRSQLENKKLCLARLEAKIMVWQTEQLMEQQHSQWLQHHALERGNPVKTITQGLY; via the coding sequence ATGATGGAAAAGATGATGATCCAAATTACATCAGGCAAGGGCCCGGCAGAGTGTTGCCGGGTTGTAGCCTGCGTGCAAAGGCTAATGTTAAAGCAAGCCAAGCAGTTTGGCGTGGATATACAGGTGCTGGAAAACCGTGAAGCCGATTTAAGCGGCACCTTCCTCTCGGCAACCATGATGGCGCAAGGCATGCAACTGGAGGTATTTAGGCGCGAGTGGGAGGGTACTATCCGGTGGATAGCACAAAGCCCTTACCGCAGATACCACCAGCGCAAAAACTGGTTTGTTGGTGTAGCTTTTTTTGATATAAAGCAACTGATGCAATGGAACCCTAAGGATGTAAAGCTGGAAACTACCCGTTCATCCGGCCCTGGCGGGCAGCATGTTAACAAAGTGGAAACAGCGGTAAGGGGCACGCATCTGCCTTCGGGAATCCAGGTAATGGCGATGGACAGCCGCTCGCAGCTGGAAAATAAAAAGCTGTGCCTGGCCCGGCTGGAAGCGAAAATAATGGTTTGGCAAACAGAGCAACTGATGGAGCAGCAACATAGCCAGTGGCTGCAACACCATGCCCTGGAGCGCGGCAATCCGGTTAAAACCATTACCCAAGGTTTATATTGA
- a CDS encoding glycerophosphodiester phosphodiesterase family protein has protein sequence MFTQTVMAQQEFDKQGHRGCRGLMPENTIPAMKKAVDLGATLEMDISFSQDKVVIVSHDQYLSSLIALKPNGDTISKAEEKQLILYQMPYRQIEQYILGQKKYPLFPNQQQVKTHIPLLASLIDSIEAYAKQTGKPAPKYNIETKTTVDGDNVLHPGPEEFVERLMQVILQKGIQSRVTIQSFDIRTLEIIHKKYAYMQTAFLVSGGSLRENLALLSFKPTIYSPAYKTVTQEVVADCHAAQIKILPWTVNSAEAIKRLKDWGVDGIISDYPDRL, from the coding sequence ATGTTTACACAAACTGTAATGGCGCAACAAGAGTTTGATAAACAGGGTCATAGAGGATGCCGGGGTTTAATGCCCGAAAATACCATCCCTGCCATGAAAAAGGCGGTTGATTTGGGTGCTACGCTTGAGATGGATATTTCTTTTAGCCAGGATAAAGTGGTCATTGTATCTCATGATCAGTACTTATCATCTTTAATTGCACTAAAGCCCAATGGCGATACCATTAGTAAGGCCGAAGAAAAGCAGCTGATACTTTACCAGATGCCTTACCGGCAAATTGAACAATATATTTTAGGTCAAAAAAAGTATCCTTTATTTCCTAACCAGCAGCAAGTTAAAACACACATACCGCTTCTGGCCAGCCTGATTGATAGCATTGAAGCTTACGCTAAGCAAACCGGCAAACCTGCGCCTAAATACAATATTGAAACCAAAACTACCGTAGATGGCGACAATGTTTTACACCCCGGCCCCGAAGAGTTTGTGGAGCGTTTAATGCAGGTGATTCTTCAAAAAGGGATCCAGAGCAGGGTAACCATCCAGTCGTTTGATATCCGTACGCTCGAGATTATCCACAAAAAGTACGCTTATATGCAAACCGCTTTTCTGGTATCTGGCGGTAGCCTTCGTGAAAATCTGGCGCTTTTGAGTTTCAAGCCAACTATTTATAGCCCTGCTTATAAAACCGTAACACAAGAAGTTGTAGCGGACTGCCATGCTGCCCAAATTAAAATACTACCGTGGACGGTTAACAGTGCCGAGGCCATCAAACGCCTGAAGGACTGGGGTGTTGACGGCATTATTTCTGACTATCCTGACCGGTTGTAA